Proteins from a genomic interval of Plasmodium reichenowi strain SY57 chromosome 13, whole genome shotgun sequence:
- a CDS encoding peptidyl-prolyl cis-trans isomerase, putative, whose product MVYFKRFFFHKRHRILSIFNSYFFMKKQLLNNLNKILFISLNSYFLKLLFSKNTYIYYLQEKKNSYLEKKYRPDTPYKKTESGIIYRDLIDGVYDTVEEGDTVYIHYQGKTTNDFRIIESTFRSIIPPKIIAGHYDQKHIKAIYEMVIGMKKNTRRECIIPPYLAHPNHFPTQPLIYEIDVVRIVKKNAQNKTTLQKLEVKLEKIIDTICSYF is encoded by the exons ATggtatattttaaaagatttttttttcataagaGGCATAGAATTCTCTCCATTTTTAATTcctatttttttatgaaaaaacagctacttaataatttaaataaaattctttttatatcattaaaCTCGTACTTTCTGAAGTTGTTATTTTCgaaaaatacatatatttattatttacaagaaaaaaaaaattcttatttggaaaaaaaatatagacCCGACACTCCTTATAAGAAAACAGAAAG tGGAATAATTTATAGAGACCTAATCGATGGTGTTTACGATACAGTGGAAGAAGGAGATACAGTGTATATACATTATCAAGGTAAAACAACAAATGATTTTCGTATAATTGAATCCACATTTAGGAGTATTATTCCACCTAAAATTATTGCTGGGCATTATGACcaaaaacatataaaagCTATTTATGAAATGGTAATTGgtatgaaaaaaaatacaagaAGAGAGTGCATTATTCCTCCTTATTTGGCACACCCAAACCATTTTCCAACCCAA CCACTTATATACGAAATTGATGTTGTAAGAATTGTAAAAAAGAATGCtcaaaataaaacaacCCTTCAAAAACTTGAAGTAAAATTAGAAAAGATAATAGATACTATATGTTCTTACTTTTAA